One genomic segment of Hordeum vulgare subsp. vulgare chromosome 2H, MorexV3_pseudomolecules_assembly, whole genome shotgun sequence includes these proteins:
- the LOC123430726 gene encoding uncharacterized protein LOC123430726, with product MHGSWPRTPCTLHWFYYHRSRVSIGEEVGSEDMADWAPVFVGLVLFVLLSPGLLFQIPSKGRIVEFGSFQTSGVSIIIHAVIYFALITILLLAVRVQVFLG from the coding sequence ATGCACGGCTCGTGGCCTCGCACTCCTTGCACTCTCCACTGGTTCTACTATCACAGATCAAGAGTATCGATCGGAGAGGAGGTAGGTAGCGAGGACATGGCGGACTGGGCCCCGGTGTTCGTGGGGCTGGTGCTCTTCGTCCTCCTCTCGCCGGGGCTGCTGTTCCAGATCCCCAGCAAGGGCAGGATCGTGGAGTTCGGCAGCTTCCAGACCAGCGGCGTCTCCATAATCATCCACGCCGTCATCTACTTCGCGCTCATCACCATCTTGCTCCTCGCCGTCCGCGTCCAAGTCTTCCTCGGTTGA